Within the Chitinivorax sp. B genome, the region TGGATGCGGGTGGTGACACACTGCCCGGTTTGGGCATCGGTCACCCCGAGAATGCGGCAGCCGGTTTCTTCCCCATATTGATTGGCCACGCCACGCTCTTTCAGCGTGACCAATGCCAATTCCTTACGTGGGCAATAGACGCCACCCATGGCTTCAACATACCGCCCCCACTTGCTGGCATCGGCTGCCAAGGCTGCATCCATCAATGCCCCTTCGCTATCGATGTGACCGAACTGGGCCTGCAACGCATCGCGCTGCTCACGCGCCTGTAACGCTTGTTGCAGGCTGCAATCGGCGCCACCGGGCGGCGTGTCTTCCGACAGCTCCCCCGCATTCAGGCGGCGCAATTCCCGCCAGATCGTGACCGGCACTGCGCCCAGCTGTTGAAATTGGCGAATCCCCCACACGCTGGCCCATGCCTGTACCCGCTCGGCAAATGCGGGCGCGTCGATGCCGTCGAAGGTGTCACCCATGGATTCACCGTTGACCTTGCATCCGGTCAACGCCTTGCAGATGTACTTGACGATGTAACCCGCTGCGCTGCCCAGTTGCAGATCAATCGGCAGTACCTTGACGCGGACTTCCTCACAGCCGGTGACCTCTTCCGGGGATTCACGCAGCGCGTACTCACACAGAACCTGCATGGCGCGGGCATGCTGCGCTGACTCGGAGAACAGCAATAAATGCCAGTGCGGGCAGCCATCGTGGTGGGGTTCCGCCACCCGGAAGCCATACAGCCGGATACCTTCCTGATGCAGTGCGGCCCGCACCTCACTCCACAACTTGGTCAGATACGCCTGGGCATCCCGTGGGGTGCTGCCGTCGTATTTGGGGTTGGCTTTGCCGGTGGCCTTGATGAAGGCGTGAAAGCGTGACGGGCAGGAAATCGTCACAAACGAGCCCGGATGGCCGCGCTCACGGGCAATCTCTTCAAATCCCCGCACCCTTACCATCAATTCCGCAAAGCGCACGCTCGGATTGCTGACACCCACATCCGACAGTTCCGCCAGCGTGTAACAGTCACCCTGTTCGTTGATGGCTTCGGTTTGTTCCAACATGGCCCGATTGCGCTTACGCTGGCCACGTACCCGTTGCAAGGCCTCCTCCGACACATACAGCGCCCGACCTGCACGCACCATGCCCATGCGAATGGCAGCGGCTTCCAGGCGGCGCAGATGCACCACCCGCAATTGACGGCGCCACCACTTCGGGTCTTGCAGTCGCAGCAACAGGCTCTGCACGGTGACACCGCGTTTGCCCACTGCTGGCAATTTCGCTTCCACCCGCATCACTACTTGCTTGGCAAGTGCCAGGCGGCTGGCATCGTCACCCCAAGGCAATTTGGCAATGCTCGCCACATGGTTCGCCAGTGCCTGGGCGTGCTCGACCAACTCGGCATCGGTGGCGGACGCGTTGACCTGATCACAGATGCCTTGCAGCTGCTGCAGGATTTCCCGATACAGCGCCATGCCGTGTTGCCAGTCCGCTGCCGTGAACTGTGGCTGCTCCACCACCAGCTTATCAATGGGCTGTATGAACAGCGCCGGCAGGCTGGTGACTTGACTGGCAAGCTCCCGTGCCTGTCGGGTCAACTCGTCATCGGTGACAGCGGGCTTGATGGGGGCGGCTTCCGGGTCCATCGCCTTGATGACCTCGCGGAACAGCGTGACACCCTTTTTCCAGTCAGTGGCGGCAAAGTGGGCAATCGCCAACTCATCGACCGGCTGGCGGAAGTACTCGGGCAAGCTGAACCACGCCTGCTTGCGCAGTTGCTTGACCCACCATTCCCCCCAGATTTCCCGCGCCTCTTCAATCGGCGTTGGCAAAATCGGCTTGGTGGTGATCGGATCACGACGAAACGTCATCGCTTGGCCCCCTGATCACGCATTTGCTTGGTCTCTAGCGCATGCCAAATCTGGCCGAGTTGGGCGCGAATGGTGTCGAAGTGAATCGGCGTTACATCCAGTGCCAGTTTCTGACTGAGGCTGGCCATACCGATCATCTGTTGATTGATGGCCAGCAAACCGGACTCCAGCAAGGCGAGGGCTTCCAGCTGGGCACGGGTCAGCGGCTTGGTCATGGGGACTACCGCAGCGGGTGTGCTGACCACGGGCACCCGGCGGCGATTGTGTTTAGCCTGGGCCAGTTGAACACGCATGGCCGCCAGCGAGATGGCAGCGAGTTCACGTCCGGTGGCGGTTTGCATGGTGGTCCTTTCCAGTCAGTAGGCAAAGCGAGCCCCTCACCGACCTAATCAGGTCGTGATCGGCGGAATTCGCGTCGTGGGTTTTAGGTGTTAACTATCGAAATCCAGCGTGAGCTGGTTACTGCGATGTAGTACCGATGCGATGGCATGTAGCCGTGCACGATTGGCGACAGGCAAGTGAACATGTGGATTCGGTATTGCTGAGGGGGACAGGG harbors:
- a CDS encoding replication endonuclease, whose product is MTFRRDPITTKPILPTPIEEAREIWGEWWVKQLRKQAWFSLPEYFRQPVDELAIAHFAATDWKKGVTLFREVIKAMDPEAAPIKPAVTDDELTRQARELASQVTSLPALFIQPIDKLVVEQPQFTAADWQHGMALYREILQQLQGICDQVNASATDAELVEHAQALANHVASIAKLPWGDDASRLALAKQVVMRVEAKLPAVGKRGVTVQSLLLRLQDPKWWRRQLRVVHLRRLEAAAIRMGMVRAGRALYVSEEALQRVRGQRKRNRAMLEQTEAINEQGDCYTLAELSDVGVSNPSVRFAELMVRVRGFEEIARERGHPGSFVTISCPSRFHAFIKATGKANPKYDGSTPRDAQAYLTKLWSEVRAALHQEGIRLYGFRVAEPHHDGCPHWHLLLFSESAQHARAMQVLCEYALRESPEEVTGCEEVRVKVLPIDLQLGSAAGYIVKYICKALTGCKVNGESMGDTFDGIDAPAFAERVQAWASVWGIRQFQQLGAVPVTIWRELRRLNAGELSEDTPPGGADCSLQQALQAREQRDALQAQFGHIDSEGALMDAALAADASKWGRYVEAMGGVYCPRKELALVTLKERGVANQYGEETGCRILGVTDAQTGQCVTTRIHEWEIKRREPPASTSGAARRTAWTRVNNCNNQQQNEVDLKLRDFYHRHRRPVPINLITRLERHRKAHLEPTFEEMALRRLVSGSPPFAMVLHDWDGEDWI